A stretch of the Amycolatopsis sp. BJA-103 genome encodes the following:
- a CDS encoding alpha/beta hydrolase translates to MRPLIILHGSWHQPAHFDDVAERLRQEGAEVTVPDIGARPVAESTRIVQEIVDKAAEPPVVLGHSYGGVIASGLQGIAHLILLAAIVSEPGETAQYWIERVKEETGREPESLPLTFDDAGMTHLDLDAVREALYADCSDAVAERATALLRPEPVSIFTESPIGAAWKNTPNTYITCSEDRALAPEMVAHFAARCETQVTWRASHSPFLSRPVELVTLVLERL, encoded by the coding sequence GTGCGTCCCCTGATCATCCTGCACGGCTCTTGGCACCAGCCCGCCCATTTCGACGACGTCGCCGAGCGTCTGCGACAGGAAGGCGCCGAGGTCACCGTCCCCGACATCGGCGCGCGCCCGGTCGCCGAATCCACCCGGATCGTCCAGGAAATCGTCGACAAGGCGGCCGAACCGCCGGTGGTGCTCGGGCACTCCTACGGTGGAGTGATCGCCAGCGGGCTCCAGGGGATCGCCCACCTGATCCTCCTGGCCGCGATCGTCAGCGAACCGGGTGAGACCGCTCAGTACTGGATCGAGCGGGTCAAAGAGGAAACCGGCCGCGAACCGGAGTCACTGCCCCTGACCTTCGACGACGCGGGGATGACCCACCTCGATCTCGACGCCGTCCGTGAGGCGCTGTACGCCGACTGCTCGGACGCCGTCGCCGAGCGGGCCACGGCCCTGCTGCGCCCGGAGCCCGTCTCGATCTTCACCGAATCGCCGATCGGGGCGGCCTGGAAGAACACTCCGAACACCTACATCACCTGTTCCGAAGACCGGGCGCTGGCACCGGAAATGGTCGCCCACTTCGCCGCCCGGTGCGAAACGCAGGTGACCTGGCGGGCGAGCCACAGCCCGTTCCTCAGCCGTCCCGTCGAACTGGTGACGCTGGTTCTCGAGCGGCTCTAG
- a CDS encoding serine/threonine-protein kinase, translating into MSDEGRLVAGRYRIAGRIGTGAMGAVWQAHDEVLGRTVAIKQLLLQPGLEAHDAEDARQRTMREGRIAARLHHPNAISVFDVVTDDNGQPCLIMEYLNSTSLAQELQEHRTLPPIEVARIGAQVAAALTEAHAVGIVHRDIKPGNILLAPNGTVKITDFGISRAKDDVTVTKTGMIAGTPAYLAPEVAIGGDPGPESDVFSLGSTLYAACEGQPPFGLSENTLSLLHAVAAGQIIPPRQSGPLASVLAVLLHPEIRHRPTAEECEELLAAVARGETPLGGPADETLLAAPVAGALAGAGVTQALDSESAGHSGSLLDEQAAAGSYYDEDDYHQPAASRYPEDDYDGYDNYDETALLSERGHPGGPTPTRAVPIPAGDYVDDPYDDDYDSPPPPPPPPPTRAKTSPVDEDDDEKPGAWKKPAIIGGVVVVALAALGFWLLSPNNPETPAQVGNSSTKPTPSATSSAPETTESPSETQSAEPPKETASSSKKTSTKATQPQEPDPPSQTKTPSRTPTKTPTPTTPTTPTTPTTPTSQTGDPGGA; encoded by the coding sequence GTGAGCGACGAGGGTCGCCTGGTCGCCGGTCGATATCGCATCGCCGGGCGGATCGGCACGGGCGCGATGGGTGCCGTCTGGCAAGCGCACGACGAGGTACTCGGCCGCACGGTGGCGATCAAGCAGTTGCTGCTGCAACCCGGCCTCGAGGCTCACGACGCCGAAGACGCCCGCCAGCGCACGATGCGCGAGGGCCGGATCGCCGCCAGGCTGCACCATCCGAACGCCATCTCGGTGTTCGACGTGGTCACCGACGACAACGGTCAGCCGTGCCTGATCATGGAATACCTGAACTCCACCAGCCTCGCCCAGGAGCTGCAGGAGCACCGGACGCTGCCACCGATCGAGGTGGCCAGGATCGGCGCGCAGGTCGCGGCGGCGCTGACCGAGGCGCACGCGGTCGGCATCGTGCACCGGGACATCAAGCCCGGCAACATCCTGCTGGCACCCAACGGCACCGTGAAGATCACCGACTTCGGCATCTCGCGGGCCAAGGACGACGTCACGGTCACGAAGACCGGGATGATCGCCGGAACCCCCGCCTACCTGGCGCCCGAGGTGGCCATCGGTGGCGACCCCGGCCCGGAGTCCGATGTCTTCTCGCTCGGCTCGACGCTCTACGCGGCCTGCGAGGGCCAGCCGCCGTTCGGCCTCAGCGAGAACACGCTGAGCCTGCTGCACGCGGTCGCGGCCGGGCAGATCATCCCGCCGCGCCAGTCCGGCCCGCTCGCGAGCGTGCTGGCCGTGCTGCTGCACCCGGAGATCCGGCACCGTCCCACCGCCGAAGAGTGCGAGGAGCTCCTCGCCGCTGTCGCGCGGGGTGAAACGCCGCTGGGCGGTCCCGCGGACGAGACCCTGCTCGCCGCCCCGGTCGCGGGCGCGCTCGCGGGCGCGGGCGTGACCCAGGCGCTCGACAGCGAATCGGCCGGGCACTCGGGCTCGCTCCTCGACGAACAGGCCGCGGCGGGTTCGTACTACGACGAAGACGACTACCACCAGCCTGCCGCGTCGAGATACCCGGAAGACGACTACGACGGGTACGACAACTACGACGAGACGGCTCTGCTGTCCGAACGCGGTCACCCCGGCGGCCCGACGCCCACGCGCGCCGTCCCGATCCCCGCGGGTGACTACGTCGACGATCCCTACGACGACGACTACGACAGCCCGCCTCCGCCTCCGCCGCCGCCTCCCACCCGGGCGAAGACCAGCCCGGTGGACGAGGACGACGACGAGAAGCCGGGCGCGTGGAAGAAGCCCGCGATCATCGGCGGTGTCGTGGTCGTGGCGCTGGCCGCGCTGGGCTTCTGGCTGCTGAGCCCGAACAACCCGGAGACGCCCGCGCAGGTGGGGAACTCCTCGACGAAGCCGACCCCGTCGGCGACGTCCTCGGCTCCCGAGACGACGGAATCGCCGTCGGAGACGCAGTCGGCCGAGCCGCCCAAGGAGACGGCGAGCTCGTCGAAGAAGACTTCGACCAAGGCGACCCAGCCGCAGGAGCCAGACCCTCCGTCCCAGACGAAGACTCCTTCGAGGACTCCGACAAAGACGCCGACTCCGACGACACCGACCACGCCGACTACGCCGACGACCCCGACCAGCCAAACGGGCGACCCCGGCGGAGCATGA
- a CDS encoding serine/threonine-protein kinase: MSSEGSIVGGRYRLDQPIGRGRAGIVWLAFDTRLLRTVAMKRMYLPVGLPTDRAEQAKAVVVQEGKDAAKFEHATAIKVYDVLPDGPDVWLVMEYIPSRGMSTFLAEHGRLTAEQAAALGIMLGRALAAMHEAGVVHRTVEPGTILLADDGGVKLTDIGITGGGASPAYRAPEVARGEPATSASDVFSLGATLYTAVEGVPPFGEDGESSERPPQTAGPLAGALRKMLRAEPDVRPTMADTVRSLGAITEGRQTAFIPPTAPAMPTMPASMPFPMHQAPQQQAPQQQPPPVPQFPQHQPQQYQPPQQPQQYVPPAPPPQQYAPAAAPAAAKSPDTRKWLITAGAVVAAILLGVLFAELFLI, from the coding sequence TTGAGTTCTGAAGGTTCCATCGTCGGCGGCCGATACCGCCTGGACCAGCCCATCGGGCGTGGCCGGGCGGGCATCGTGTGGCTGGCGTTCGACACACGCCTGCTTCGCACGGTCGCGATGAAGCGCATGTACCTGCCCGTCGGCCTTCCGACGGACCGGGCGGAACAGGCCAAAGCCGTCGTCGTCCAAGAGGGCAAGGACGCGGCCAAGTTCGAGCACGCCACCGCGATCAAGGTGTACGACGTGCTGCCCGACGGTCCGGACGTGTGGCTGGTGATGGAGTACATCCCGTCGCGCGGGATGTCGACCTTCCTGGCCGAGCACGGCAGGCTGACCGCGGAGCAGGCCGCCGCGTTGGGCATCATGCTCGGCCGCGCGCTGGCCGCGATGCACGAGGCCGGGGTGGTGCACCGGACCGTCGAGCCGGGCACGATCCTGCTGGCCGACGACGGCGGCGTGAAGCTCACCGACATCGGCATCACCGGTGGCGGCGCGAGTCCCGCGTACCGGGCGCCCGAGGTGGCGCGCGGCGAACCGGCGACTTCGGCGTCCGACGTGTTCTCGCTGGGTGCGACGCTGTACACGGCCGTCGAGGGTGTGCCGCCGTTCGGCGAGGACGGCGAGTCTTCGGAACGGCCGCCGCAGACCGCCGGTCCGCTGGCCGGTGCGCTGCGCAAGATGTTGCGGGCCGAGCCGGACGTGCGGCCGACGATGGCCGACACCGTCCGCTCGCTGGGCGCGATCACCGAGGGGCGGCAGACGGCGTTCATCCCGCCGACGGCGCCCGCCATGCCGACGATGCCCGCCTCGATGCCGTTCCCGATGCACCAGGCACCTCAACAGCAGGCACCTCAGCAGCAGCCGCCGCCGGTTCCGCAGTTCCCCCAGCACCAGCCGCAGCAGTATCAGCCGCCGCAACAGCCGCAGCAGTACGTGCCACCGGCACCGCCGCCGCAGCAGTACGCTCCCGCGGCGGCGCCGGCCGCGGCGAAATCGCCCGACACCCGCAAGTGGCTGATCACGGCGGGTGCCGTCGTGGCGGCGATCCTCCTCGGTGTGCTGTTCGCGGAACTGTTCCTGATTTAA
- a CDS encoding LysR family transcriptional regulator produces MLDVRRMQVLRAVISSGSITAAARNLGYTPSAISQQLSTLEREAGVELLERVGRGVRPTPAGSLLSEHAETLSTQLAKAEAALTELKEGRTGRLAIRYFATAGASLVPLAVAALRRDFPGVRLDLKLVEPDDSMPDIESGKADVAMIVLPTSTPRVKGVEYIHLLDDPYRAILPKNHRLARKRVLDLGELAEDPWVGVDGLPGACRDILLDACGAAGFAPNHVVESEDYQTAQGFVAAGLGVALIPELGLGAPHPGVAIRKVRRPDPVRSIHAAVAAHAREHPAVQRFLSAIREAAKAA; encoded by the coding sequence ATGCTGGACGTCCGCCGCATGCAGGTCCTCCGAGCCGTGATCAGCAGCGGTTCGATCACCGCCGCCGCCAGGAACCTTGGCTACACACCTTCCGCGATCAGCCAGCAATTGTCCACCCTGGAAAGGGAAGCCGGCGTCGAACTGCTCGAACGCGTCGGGCGCGGCGTGCGCCCGACGCCCGCCGGTTCGCTGCTGTCCGAGCACGCGGAAACGCTGAGCACCCAGCTCGCGAAGGCCGAGGCCGCGCTCACCGAACTCAAGGAAGGCCGCACCGGCAGGCTCGCGATCCGCTACTTCGCCACGGCCGGCGCCTCCCTGGTGCCCTTGGCCGTCGCCGCGCTGCGCCGGGACTTCCCGGGTGTCCGCCTCGACCTCAAACTGGTCGAGCCCGACGATTCGATGCCCGACATCGAGTCCGGCAAGGCCGACGTCGCGATGATCGTGCTCCCCACCAGCACTCCCCGCGTCAAGGGCGTCGAGTACATCCACCTCCTCGACGACCCGTACCGCGCGATCCTGCCGAAGAACCACCGGCTCGCCCGCAAGCGCGTCCTCGACCTCGGCGAGCTCGCGGAGGATCCGTGGGTCGGTGTCGACGGTCTTCCCGGCGCTTGCCGCGACATCCTGCTCGATGCCTGTGGCGCGGCGGGATTCGCTCCGAACCATGTCGTCGAATCCGAGGATTACCAGACGGCACAAGGGTTCGTGGCCGCCGGGCTCGGGGTCGCGCTGATCCCGGAACTCGGTCTCGGCGCCCCGCATCCCGGTGTCGCCATCCGCAAGGTCCGCCGCCCCGATCCGGTGCGCTCCATCCACGCGGCCGTCGCCGCGCACGCCAGGGAACATCCCGCGGTGCAAAGGTTCCTCAGCGCGATCCGCGAAGCGGCGAAAGCCGCCTGA